Genomic segment of Sodaliphilus pleomorphus:
CACGAGCAGGCCGGCCACGGGCTTGTCCCAGGTGAGGGTGGCCTGGCCGGCGGCAAAGGCCACGAGCGAAGCTACCACAGGCTGCAGATTGGTGTAGACGCTCACGGTGGTGGCTTGCAGCCGCCGCATGGCATAGGGAATGAGGAAAAAGCCTGCCACGGTGGCCAGCACGATGATAAAGAGCATCTCGGCCATGCCCCAGGCCATGGTGGGTGAGGTCCACAGCCGCTGTGCAGGCAGTTGGTAGCCGGCCACAGGCAGCATGAAGACGGCCGAAACGAGCCACATCCACTTCATCTGCGTGAGGCTCGAGTACTTTGCACTCACCTTGCGCGTGCCTATGAGATACAGTGCCCAGGTCGCCAGCGAGAGCAGGGCGAAGAAAATGCCCAGCACATCGTTGCTGCCGTTGCCGCCGCCTTGCCAGCTGCACAGCACCATGAGCAGGGCGCCGGCGATGCCGGTGGCCACGCCCAGGGCCTTGAGGGCTGTGATGCGCTCGCCCAGCAGCAGGGCGGCCATGAGCATGACCGCGATGGGCGTGAGCGTGGCCATGAGCGAGAAATACACGGGATTGGTGTAGTTGAGCGACCAGGCTGCACACAGTTGCGAGACGGCGCCGCCCATGAGCCCGCCGGCAATCATCACCCACAGGTCGCGGCGCTCTACTTTCTCGCGCGGCATGCAGGCAGCAATGGCCCAAAACAGCACTGCGGCGCCGGCGCTGCGCAGCAGCAGGTTGGAGCCTGGTGTGAGATAACGGGCCAGCAGGTCGCTGGTGACGGGGATGCTGAGACCGAAAATGACGTTGGCCGTGATGATGGCCAGGTGTCCTTGAATTTTGCTTTTCTCCATAATGCAATGTGTGCGTGTGTGAGTTTGGGCGTGCCGGTTGTGTGGATGTGGCCGGGTGACGCAATTGCAAAGGTATAGATTATTTTGCGGGTAGCAGCCAGTTGCTGTGATAAAATAGTGGAAGTTGAGTGTTGTGTTAAGAATTTTCACACACAGGGGTGGTGTGATATTGAATTTATGCTTAACTTAGGACCGAAAAAAAAACAAACTATTGTTATAAACTTCTATTCAAAACAGATCTATTTATGAGAAAACCCCTATTTTTTGTTGCAATTGCATTGGGCATGGCCGCTGGGCCGTGCTACGCGCAGCGTGCGGCATTGCCCGACCCGTTGCAAGGTGCGGCCACAGCCTGTGGCGTGAAGGCCGAAGTGAAAAGTGAGTTTGCCGCCAGCCCGGCTCGTGTGCAAGTGCTTGCCGAGCGCATTCTGGCGCCCGGAGTGGTCGAGCAGGAGTGCGCCCTGGCCGGCGGAGCCCGCTACAAGCGCATCGTGAAGCGCCACGGCGCCGCGCAGCCGCTGCGCCTGCTCGCAGGCCCGTCGCGTGCCGAGGACACCGAGGGTGCCCTGCTCTACGAGGGCTTTGAGGGCTGGGACGACACGACCAAGAACTGGATTCCGCCCACTTGGAGCGAGATCAACTCGACAGGCGAGGCCGGCACCTATGGCAACGGGGCCTTCACCTGGTATGTGAGCGCCCAAAACGGCACCCTGCCCAACCCTGTAGAGGGCAAGTACTACTGCATCATCCCCTATGCCCGAGTGACGCGTGCCGACAAGACCACCGAAGACCTGCCGCAGGACGAGTGGCTCGTGACGCCGGCCGTGACCCCGCGCGTGCACGAGCAGCTGTCGTTCAACATCAGCTACTCGCCGCTCTACCTCTACGACATGTCGAACGAGAACATCAACTTCAGCACCATGGAGTTTGTCAACCGTGTGGTGGCAGCCACGCTCAAGGTGTACTTGCGCGAGAATGGCGGCGAGTGGAAAGAAATCTACGACATCGAGCCCGCCTGGCGCGACTACACGCTCAAGCAGCTCTTCAACGAGCACTTCGGGCAAACCAGCCAGGATGTGGTGATACCGCTCGACGGCTACGAGGGCAAGAAGCTGGAGTTTGCCTTCCGCTATGTGGGCCTGCGCGGCAACACCATGGAGC
This window contains:
- a CDS encoding DMT family transporter; this encodes MEKSKIQGHLAIITANVIFGLSIPVTSDLLARYLTPGSNLLLRSAGAAVLFWAIAACMPREKVERRDLWVMIAGGLMGGAVSQLCAAWSLNYTNPVYFSLMATLTPIAVMLMAALLLGERITALKALGVATGIAGALLMVLCSWQGGGNGSNDVLGIFFALLSLATWALYLIGTRKVSAKYSSLTQMKWMWLVSAVFMLPVAGYQLPAQRLWTSPTMAWGMAEMLFIIVLATVAGFFLIPYAMRRLQATTVSVYTNLQPVVASLVAFAAGQATLTWDKPVAGLLVLVSAYIVTVASASRQQ